The region ATGCAATTATGTTCACATTCACTTTGCAATAATGAAAGGTTGACTTTCAGTTTTATGCCAATTTAAGATGAAGTATACTTGTAGAATGGTACACATAAggcagtgtatataattgtaagatatagtatacatgtactatataattCGCAATCTAATACGATGCATGGTGGGTGCtttagtagtctcatgaatcagccacCTTTCTTGTGGTCTTACAAAAGAAGGTaagctgattcatgagactagtgcATGCTTAAGGTAGAATTGGAGAGCCAGTACAACATTTTCCCACTTCCGTAAGCAAGAAAAATGCACGATTTACATTTTGCCAGTTTGAGATGTAAGCGTGCATAGGCTGGCCCTTAACCCTTCATACAGTTCAGCCTTAATCTATgatgccatcagcagagccttgcagctctattctcactcttgcagctaccaatagctagctttctagtgcagagctaactactaagtagagtagcaacactggGTGAACAcattttgctacggactcttctgaaaaggctgcaatggcattccaagtaagcaaaactaggcataactcgataacgaagctttattttgcaaatccacaaatagcatgccaagaatgactagaagcctatagaaactcttacttgcacttcattgatccttgagcagctgaaatagtccacacacacacacacacacacacacacacacacgcacgcacgcgcgcacacacacacacaaacacacaaacacactatataccgtatacctcgcttgcgcatgcgcaccgaggcataattatgcctcgaggcgtagccgcacgagggatacggtaaagctgactgtgtgtgtgtgtctgtctgtctgtctgtctgtgtgtgtgtgtattccagctataactgctcaacggttacaatgcgacgaaaactaacagcttctataggcttctagccacgttctcttggattttgattcgtggattagcaaactaaagcttctttctcgagttatggctagtttgactcacattaaaggctgttgcagtttCTTCAGAAtttttcatagcatcatctgttcgcacaaactttctattcaacttatgagttagccttgcacttaagcgctagctttttgttggctacaagagttagaaagagctgctaaagaagctagtagccattattgattgaacttgcagacacacccctattcctggatgtagatctaatgcgcatgcgcgctcaataccacgtgtaagagaatccacATTTtgatcaattttcttctttgttgaggtccaggtaagccacaaaccaaccttttctaCATTATTTTCAATTTGTATTATTGTTACTGTGTTTAATGTTCATTCAATTGCTAACACCTATTTTTTGTCAATttgaaatcataattattgcaaattattaACCTTTCtattataacactctaatgctggcgagaggcattagcacagcgccagcttgaacactagttattacTGATGGTGGTGATtgcactcataattatgagaaaaCTCATCACGGTGGAATATATAGAACCTTAACACAAAACTCCTTTACTCTTCATTATTTCGTGAGTTTTCCCAGCATCTTCAATAGACAGATGATGAACAAGAAGATAGTCCTTGCACTGATCGTAATGCCAGTTTTTTTCCGTCTCTGAACGAAATCGTTTGTCATGTTTTCTTTCCAAGTCGAATGGACTGATCCAAACTCCAACTGAGACATCTTCATTGTTGTAGAGTGTAAGACCGTCAGCATTGATAGCAATTCTGTGTATAAGGTCTTTAGATAATACATAACCCCTTCCCAATGCATACGGCAGGTATTTGTCACACAACTTCCAATTTGGTTCCGCCCACTTTCCTTCTTTTGTTGGAGTACTTTGTGATGCAACCAAACCCCAGTAGAGTGGTTTTCCGCTAGTTCTTTCTTTCAATTCCAATTCAATCTGATCCAACTTAGGGAACGAGTCTTCGTCAATTTTCAGTACAAAGGAGTAGTCTGTGTTTTTGTCTACCCACACAAAGGTATGTAAAACTTTCCTGGTGAGGTTATTGTATGAATCCAGGTGATCGGTCAAAAGTAATAAATCGCCAAACGTCTTATTCTCGGAAATCAGCGACTCTGTTTTGCTAGCATTCAGATCAAAGGTTCCTATAACAAACTTAACTGCAAACTTCTTTTTGTGTTCGACATAGCTACCCACCCAAGTCTTCCTAATCACATCTCTCCTAGCTCTGTTCTCGGGTGTTGAAATGACCATCACAAGTAGTACATTATTTAGAATATTAGCTGTTTCAGGCAAGTCATTGGATACAGCTGTGGCATCTGTTGGTTGGCTCCATTGATTGTGATCCAGCTGCTCACATTGGGTTTCAAAAGACAATTTGGCTAGGTACCATAGAGTTGCAGTATATATGGTTGAAACTAGTAGCAACACAGCAAACTCTTTATACATTCTAATAACAAAACGCATACTGACAAGGAATTCTGATCAACCTTCTACTCATATAAGTAATTCTGTCTTGCCTAGCTTTTGTGACCTGAATGTGTAACTGAGCAATTACCTACATATATACATAGACTTCCTCCCATTCAATGCATACAATGACATGCTTCCTTATATAGAGTACATGCAGACAATGCATGTTCAGATATTTATTCTAAGGAAACAAGCAGCATGAGCAGTGATATACTATTTTACACCAACTGATTAAGTATGTACAGCGTACTATGTACTATGCAGATGCAAAACTACTAAGCATTCAGGAGCTGTCAAAACAAGTCTCGATATTGTCATTGATCCTTGGCCACCAAACATATGACACTGCATGGTGAGTCCTGTAGATCTGCAATAACAATACTgccttaatttagcgttaattgaTAAATTCACtaagtacccgtttataatagcgAATGGATAGAacagtaagagggattggaaacgaaaatgtttgcgtgaaacactccatgttatagggtgtggctaaaactacaaaggattatatttatagtcagcatgctcattacctgtcttgctgccatacaatgtgctgtagtCTACATAGAAATGTTAAAATtgaaaagtaaagagaatctatatagctctaaaaggtcgactaagcaacgcagccactattactaaacaaactagagcactaaagtgcaaaccctcggctggtgacatgataataaagaaaccagaagagctagaaacagttgaaatacaacctgaGTACGGTAAAAACTAAAATATTCGCGAGCacgaaatcataacgcggagtgtttcacccgTTGACACAGGgtggcctggtcgtttccaatccctttcctatTCTATCtagtaacaataaggtaaCTCAGTAGGTTCAACGGAAGTCGGGGCCACCACCGGCATGATGTGGTCAATAATGACAATATACTGGATGATATTGTAATGAAATTCACCGTATTCTCTGTATACCACCCCGCTTCGAATGGACTAGCCGAGAATGCAGTCCAAATTGTGAAGATTGGCTAAGTTTTTGTTTGCCTACCCATTTGTTCGCCTACCACAGAAGACTAACACTGCATGGAGTTTATCCTGCCCAAATATTTTGGGACGTAGACCTCGGTCCAGATTAGATATCTTACGACCACTGACAGCTGAAAAAGTAGATAATCAGCAATTCTACTAAAAGGGCAAACACAGCTCATGATAGATCGTTCGTTTGGTATCACTAGGGTGATAAGTAGTTGCCTGGAACTATAGAGAAACAAACTGGTCCAGTGTCTTCTTGCTATTAAGTGATGGATGCCACCAGGACCAAGCTCAGGAATGACTAATTGAATCCGAACCATTTGCGAGTGAAGTGACTGTCGAAGTTTATACCTTAGTTCAGACCTAGCTGCCTGGCACTCGTTCCCAATGGGTGACCGGGGGACACGCTTATgtaggatttgtactgctgtgTTATGCAATACTGCTCTGTCAAAACCGCAGAATGCTGCTCTGTTTGCttatgaataaaattataaaccGCACGTCCGAttatgaatatcgttatcttggaaatactgcaatctgattgggctgcactcctcagtgcagcagtacaaatcctgTATAAGCATGTCCCCTGGCCACCCGTTGGGAACGGGTGCCGGGcctcagtgcagcagtacaaatcctgTATAAGCATGTCCCCTGGCCACCCGTTGGGAACGGGTGCCGGGcctcagtgcagcagtacaaatcctgTATAAGCATGTCCCCTGGCCACCCGTTGGGAACGGGTGCCGGGcctcagtgcagcagtacaaatcctgTATAAGCATGTCCCCTGGCCACCCGTTGGGAACGGGTGCCGGGCTACGCCCAGCTAGTTCAGACCCTCTGATCGAAGTGAGGGCGGGACCTGAAATCGTGCCAATGGAGCCGGATATTGACAGAGTGCCGGTAGGAAACGCCGTGGTTACCCCACCCAAGACTTAACCTCGTAGGGAGCTGTAAAAATGTTGACCAAAATGGTCACTGTTTAACTCAATGCTGATGATAATCAGATGTGGGAAGATTTCTTT is a window of Halichondria panicea chromosome 13, odHalPani1.1, whole genome shotgun sequence DNA encoding:
- the LOC135346861 gene encoding beta-1,3-galactosyltransferase 6-like, with translation MRFVIRMYKEFAVLLLVSTIYTATLWYLAKLSFETQCEQLDHNQWSQPTDATAVSNDLPETANILNNVLLVMVISTPENRARRDVIRKTWVGSYVEHKKKFAVKFVIGTFDLNASKTESLISENKTFGDLLLLTDHLDSYNNLTRKVLHTFVWVDKNTDYSFVLKIDEDSFPKLDQIELELKERTSGKPLYWGLVASQSTPTKEGKWAEPNWKLCDKYLPYALGRGYVLSKDLIHRIAINADGLTLYNNEDVSVGVWISPFDLERKHDKRFRSETEKNWHYDQCKDYLLVHHLSIEDAGKTHEIMKSKGVLC